One Mya arenaria isolate MELC-2E11 chromosome 5, ASM2691426v1 genomic window carries:
- the LOC128234419 gene encoding toll-like receptor 4 codes for MVVLVKRFMVTAINKITKKELRYFQNVTSLRKLILSSNRWTSLDEDAVQYLPNTIQYLDNLSLLKELDLSFNRIRYLPSDIFKGLTGLEILKLNNNQMKTFLVDLRMMTSLIILLMNNNNLRYISELQMKQIDKIIQSKSLLINLANNNFKCNCTDIEFVRWIQRRNVNLVDGETYICTYIDETTKNLTGNSLVHDLEKECASYTLILVVASILLTAFLSILTGGIIYRYRWDLRYLYYSSKFRLKGYMPVDTDEDRFRYDVFVSYSDQERNFVIVDLLHELEESRSSLKLCIHERDFFLGGMVTENIVYAINNSRMTLVLLSRGFIESHWCRYELNMARMEAIKTGRDVLCIVKMEEIMHDNLPLEVIDVIRNHTHIQLPEEREHMTLFWDRLHTALSE; via the exons ATGGTTGTTCTCGTGAAGCGCTTCATGG TGACTGCAATCaataaaataaccaaaaaagaACTTAGATACTTTCAAAACGTTACAAGCTTACGAAAACTTATACTGAGCTCGAACAGATGGACATCATTGGATGAAGATGCGGTTCAGTATCTCccaaatacaattcaatatcttgat AACTTGAGTCTGCTTAAGGAGCTTGACCTTTCATTCAACAGAATACGTTACCTTCCATCTGATATATTTAAAGGTTTGACAGGTTTGGAAATCTTGAAACTGAACAATAACCAAATGAAGACGTTTCTAGTTGATTTGCGGATGATGACAAGCCTGATAATTTTACTCATGAATAACAACAATTTGAGATATATCTCTGAACTTCAAATGAAACAGATCGACAAAATCATACAAAGTAAATCGCTGCTAATAAACTTGGcgaataataatttcaaatgcaATTGTACTGACATTGAGTTTGTAAGATGGATTCAGCGAAGAAATGTGAACCTTGTGGATGGTGAGACCTACATATGTACATACATAGACGAAACAACTAAAAATCTTACTGGGAATAGCCTCGTGCACGATCTGGAAAAAGAATGTGCAAGCTACACCCTCATTTTAGTTGTGGCATCAATTCTTTTGACAGCGTTTCTGAGCATTTTGACTGGCGGCATCATATATCGGTATCGTTGGGACTTGCGATATTTGTATTATTCCTCTAAGTTTCGTTTGAAGGGGTACATGCCGGTAGACACTGATGAGGATAGGTTTAGATATGACGTATTTGTTTCATACAGTGATCAAGAAAGAAATTTTGTCATTGTTGATCTATTGCATGAGTTGGAGGAATCACGGTCTTCTTTGAAATTATGCATCCACGAGCGAGATTTCTTTCTCGGTGGCATGGTGACTGAAAATATCGTCTACGCCATAAACAACTCTAGAATGACTCTGGTACTTCTTTCAAGAGGGTTCATAGAAAGCCACTGGTGCAGATACGAGTTGAACATGGCCAGGATGGAAGCGATTAAGACTGGAAGAGATGTCCTGTGTATCGTGAAGATGGAAGAAATCATGCATGACAACCTGCCGCTGGAAGTGATTGACGTCATAAGGAATCATACGCACATCCAACTTCCGGAGGAGAGAGAACACATGACCTTGTTTTGGGACAGGCTGCATACAGCACTTTCCGAATAA